A window from Salvia miltiorrhiza cultivar Shanhuang (shh) chromosome 2, IMPLAD_Smil_shh, whole genome shotgun sequence encodes these proteins:
- the LOC131008023 gene encoding uncharacterized protein LOC131008023 encodes MRDASSVLGCFHFSAGRGWAFEAELLALIIALEQIIVQNWDFVWIETDCTYMVDLLRSRSHTVPWRFFSRWRKVLSSIADLHIIITHIYREGNRVADFMASSVTEEGIWPFAIPEILHLVRDDRRGLPYIRIAP; translated from the coding sequence ATGCGTGACGCCTCGTCTGTCTTAGGTTGTTTCCATTTCTCTGCTGGCCGTGGTTGGGCGTTTGAAGCCGAGCTTCTTGCCCTCATCATTGCCCTGGAACAGATCATCGTTCAGAACTGGGATTTCGTGTGGATTGAGACGGACTGCACTTACATGGTAGATCTCCTCCGTTCGCGCTCCCACACGGTCCCGTGGAGATTCTTCAGTCGTTGGCGGAAGGTTCTTTCTTCCATTGCTGATTTGCACATTATTATCACTCACATTTACAGGGAAGGAAACAGGGTTGCTGACTTCATGGCCTCTTCGGTGACGGAGGAAGGTATTTGGCCGTTTGCGATCCCGGAGATTCTTCATTTGGTGAGAGATGACAGAAGAGGTCTTCCTTACATTCGTATCGCCCCGTAA